From the Terriglobales bacterium genome, one window contains:
- a CDS encoding efflux RND transporter permease subunit, which yields MERVRRAAGRWRGETKGDGSQMLRPLAIAVIGGIVLSLALSLIVTPAVHYYLPDSGARKQGSEAEREAVPSQV from the coding sequence ATGGAGCGCGTTCGTCGCGCTGCTGGGCGCTGGCGCGGGGAGACAAAGGGGGACGGCTCGCAAATGCTGCGACCGCTCGCGATCGCCGTCATCGGCGGCATCGTCCTCTCGTTGGCGCTCTCGCTCATCGTCACGCCCGCCGTGCACTACTATCTACCCGACAGTGGCGCCCGCAAGCAAGGCAGCGAAGCCGAGCGCGAAGCGGTGCCCTCGCAAGTGTAG
- a CDS encoding helix-turn-helix domain-containing protein codes for MRIAPESVRALANYDWPGNVRQLENTIERAVALETGDTLHVEIPVERRARAAAAFGGSSTIPTEGIDMERYVADIERALIQNALRQSGGVQTKAAEMLKLSYRSFRHLLKKYDL; via the coding sequence GTGCGCATTGCACCGGAATCGGTGCGCGCGCTTGCCAATTACGACTGGCCCGGCAACGTGCGCCAGTTGGAGAACACCATCGAACGCGCGGTGGCGCTGGAAACCGGCGATACTCTGCACGTGGAAATTCCGGTGGAGCGGCGCGCCCGCGCGGCCGCCGCATTCGGGGGCTCCAGCACGATTCCGACCGAAGGAATTGATATGGAGCGCTACGTGGCCGACATCGAGCGCGCGCTCATCCAGAACGCGCTGCGGCAGTCGGGCGGAGTACAGACCAAAGCGGCGGAGATGCTGAAGCTCTCGTACCGCAGCTTTCGGCATCTACTGAAGAAGTATGACTTGTGA